The proteins below come from a single uncultured Carboxylicivirga sp. genomic window:
- the trpS gene encoding tryptophan--tRNA ligase, which translates to MTTEKTEGISNSSFDIAVKKSQALEADLQLNPQKHRVLTGDRPTGNLHIGHYFGSLQNRVRLQNLGVETFIVIADYQVLTDRDVFKDISKFVLELTIDYLACGLDPHKFKTHIFPHSHIPELNQLLVPFLSLVSNAELSKNPTIKEEIQASGQNVINAGMYTYPVHQAADILFCKSDVVPVGKDQLPHIELTRNIAKRFNKKFKAKVFREPTGLLSETPMILGLDGGQKMSKSRNNTIMIKATEDETLKAVKSAKTDSERMITYDPDNRPEVANLLRIAALASGGTPEKLAAEIGDQGAGKLKQIVTESINEHFREIRQRRSQLENDIDFVKNILREGITEARGVAQATLEEVRAAMNMEI; encoded by the coding sequence ATGACAACAGAAAAGACTGAAGGAATCAGTAATTCATCGTTTGATATTGCTGTTAAAAAAAGTCAGGCTTTAGAGGCTGATTTGCAATTAAATCCTCAAAAACACCGAGTGCTCACAGGTGACCGTCCGACGGGTAATCTTCATATTGGCCATTATTTCGGATCGTTGCAAAACCGTGTGCGTTTGCAGAATTTGGGTGTTGAAACTTTTATTGTTATTGCAGACTATCAGGTTTTGACCGATCGTGATGTTTTTAAAGATATTTCAAAGTTTGTGTTGGAATTAACCATCGATTATTTGGCTTGTGGTTTAGATCCTCATAAATTCAAAACACATATTTTCCCTCATAGTCATATTCCTGAATTAAACCAGTTATTGGTTCCATTTTTATCGTTGGTTTCTAATGCTGAATTGAGTAAGAATCCAACCATTAAAGAAGAGATTCAGGCATCGGGGCAAAATGTAATTAATGCGGGTATGTATACTTATCCTGTTCATCAGGCTGCTGATATTCTTTTCTGTAAAAGTGATGTGGTTCCTGTGGGTAAAGATCAGTTGCCTCATATTGAGTTGACTCGTAACATCGCTAAGCGATTTAATAAAAAATTCAAGGCAAAAGTTTTTCGTGAACCAACAGGATTGTTGAGCGAAACGCCAATGATTCTTGGTTTAGATGGTGGTCAGAAAATGAGTAAGAGTAGAAACAATACCATCATGATTAAGGCTACTGAAGATGAAACATTGAAAGCTGTAAAATCGGCTAAAACTGACTCGGAACGTATGATTACTTACGATCCGGATAATCGCCCTGAGGTAGCTAACTTGTTACGCATTGCTGCTTTGGCCTCAGGTGGTACTCCTGAGAAATTAGCTGCTGAAATTGGAGATCAGGGAGCTGGTAAATTAAAGCAAATTGTTACGGAATCAATCAACGAACATTTCCGCGAGATTCGTCAACGCCGTTCTCAGTTAGAGAATGATATTGATTTTGTAAAAAATATCTTACGCGAAGGTATTACAGAAGCACGTGGAGTGGCTCAAGCTACATTAGAAGAGGTGAGAGCTGCGATGAATATGGAAATATAA
- a CDS encoding metalloregulator ArsR/SmtB family transcription factor, with amino-acid sequence MAEAKNQLFDSDLQDLAQFFKALAHPARLQILRFLASQNACFTGNITDEIPLGRTTVNQHLNELRKAGLIQGTVQGAKTNYCVNPSVIKRLETMGKEFFAGLNKVKCSDC; translated from the coding sequence ATGGCAGAAGCAAAAAATCAGTTGTTCGATTCAGATCTTCAGGATTTGGCTCAGTTTTTTAAGGCACTGGCGCATCCGGCCCGATTGCAGATTCTTAGATTTCTGGCATCGCAGAATGCATGTTTTACAGGAAATATAACGGATGAAATTCCTTTGGGGCGCACAACGGTTAATCAGCATTTAAATGAATTAAGAAAAGCTGGCCTGATACAAGGAACTGTTCAGGGAGCTAAAACCAACTACTGTGTCAATCCTTCTGTTATTAAGCGGCTCGAAACAATGGGTAAGGAATTTTTTGCTGGTTTGAATAAAGTTAAATGCTCAGATTGTTAA
- a CDS encoding arsenate reductase ArsC yields the protein MKVLILCTGNSCRSQMAHGFLQSFDKELQVFSAGTEASGKLNAKAVQVMSEIGIDISGHTSDSVSKYLDEEWDFVITVCGGANESCPAFIGNVKNRVHIGFDDPSHAVGTDEFIMSEFHRVRDEIKEQFYQFYLENIKGK from the coding sequence ATGAAAGTATTGATTTTATGCACAGGTAATAGTTGTAGAAGCCAGATGGCTCACGGTTTTTTGCAATCGTTCGACAAAGAGTTGCAGGTTTTTTCTGCTGGGACTGAAGCTTCGGGGAAATTAAATGCAAAAGCTGTTCAGGTGATGAGCGAAATAGGAATCGATATTAGTGGTCACACCAGCGATTCTGTTTCCAAGTATTTAGATGAAGAATGGGATTTTGTGATAACTGTTTGTGGTGGAGCTAACGAAAGCTGCCCTGCCTTTATCGGTAATGTTAAAAACAGAGTTCATATCGGGTTTGATGATCCTTCGCATGCAGTGGGAACTGATGAATTTATTATGAGTGAATTTCACCGTGTGCGAGATGAAATTAAAGAGCAGTTTTATCAGTTCTACCTGGAAAATATAAAAGGTAAGTAA
- the arsB gene encoding ACR3 family arsenite efflux transporter, producing MEQKKQIGFFEKYLTLWVALCIAVGIAIGHFLGDTVNVLSGLEISGVNVLVAVLVWLMIYPMMLQVDFTSIKNVGKRPKGLLLTLVVNWLIKPFTMAFFAWIFFDKLYAAFIDPSQAGEYIAGAILLGAAPCTAMVFVWSYLTDGDPNYTLVQVSVNDLIILVAFVPIVGLLLGITNISIPYDTLVMSVVVFVVVPLLAGTLTNRMLIKRKGTEWFTQTFLPKFKPVSIVALLATLVLLFAFQGHNIVQKPFIILLVAIPLVLQTYFIFFIAWFGGRKLKLPHAVCSPAAMIGASNFFELAVAVAIALFGLHSPAALVTVVGVLVEVPVMLSLVALANRWKY from the coding sequence ATGGAACAGAAAAAGCAGATTGGATTTTTTGAGAAGTATCTCACTCTGTGGGTAGCATTGTGTATTGCTGTAGGAATTGCCATAGGGCATTTTTTAGGAGATACTGTAAATGTATTAAGTGGCTTGGAGATTTCGGGGGTAAATGTATTGGTGGCAGTTCTGGTGTGGCTAATGATATACCCTATGATGCTTCAGGTGGATTTTACCAGTATTAAAAATGTGGGCAAAAGGCCCAAGGGACTCCTTCTTACATTGGTGGTTAACTGGTTGATTAAACCTTTTACCATGGCCTTTTTTGCCTGGATCTTCTTCGATAAATTATATGCTGCGTTTATCGATCCATCGCAGGCAGGCGAATACATTGCAGGAGCCATTCTTTTGGGAGCTGCGCCTTGTACAGCCATGGTGTTTGTGTGGTCGTACCTTACCGATGGTGATCCGAATTATACCTTGGTGCAAGTGTCAGTCAATGATCTGATTATTTTGGTGGCTTTTGTGCCCATTGTTGGGTTGTTGTTAGGAATCACCAATATTAGTATACCATACGATACCTTGGTGATGAGTGTAGTGGTGTTTGTAGTGGTTCCATTATTGGCAGGGACGTTAACCAACCGAATGCTGATCAAACGAAAAGGAACTGAGTGGTTCACGCAAACGTTCTTACCTAAATTTAAGCCGGTAAGTATTGTTGCCCTATTGGCAACATTGGTGCTGTTGTTCGCTTTTCAGGGACATAATATTGTACAGAAGCCATTTATTATTCTATTAGTAGCTATTCCACTCGTTTTACAAACCTACTTTATCTTTTTCATTGCCTGGTTTGGTGGGCGAAAACTTAAATTGCCTCACGCTGTATGTTCGCCTGCTGCAATGATAGGAGCCAGTAACTTTTTTGAGTTGGCAGTGGCAGTTGCTATTGCGCTTTTTGGCTTACATTCGCCTGCTGCATTGGTAACAGTTGTGGGAGTATTGGTTGAGGTTCCGGTAATGCTTTCGTTGGTGGCTTTGGCTAACCGGTGGAAATACTAA
- a CDS encoding four helix bundle protein, with protein sequence MSEQKSNLIIDLSFQFSLDVIEFCEELELKRKFVIAKQLLKSGTSIGANVREAQSAESRADFIHKMKIAAKEAEETEYWLELCKYSKSYPINNELLINIRSIILVISKIVGTTRKN encoded by the coding sequence ATGAGCGAGCAAAAATCAAATTTGATTATCGATTTAAGTTTTCAATTTTCGCTAGATGTTATCGAATTTTGCGAAGAGCTTGAATTAAAGCGAAAGTTTGTAATTGCAAAGCAACTTTTGAAATCGGGTACTTCTATTGGAGCTAATGTAAGGGAAGCTCAGAGTGCGGAAAGCAGGGCTGACTTTATTCATAAAATGAAGATAGCTGCAAAAGAGGCGGAGGAAACAGAATATTGGTTGGAACTTTGTAAGTACTCCAAATCTTATCCTATCAACAACGAGCTTTTGATTAATATTAGAAGTATCATTCTGGTTATTTCAAAAATTGTAGGAACAACCCGCAAAAATTAA